The proteins below come from a single Deltaproteobacteria bacterium genomic window:
- a CDS encoding AAA family ATPase, with protein MSASAALTRSPGDSTPGRESDNAACRERSESLLSSQRARYRPQTCRLCSRSYPRRGGFGESAPWDAGWPGCGSLRSAMPMHTTWLHIRFGRFVLDEAIHELRADGVTVAIEPKPLALLLLLARERHRVVRRDEIHEALWPGIAVGEDSLTRAVLKAREALGDTGASGRMVRTVRGVGFRFVAPVEEEEPEQEAAGVRRAERSAPASPGHTPLLGRARELALLEAALRSALAGGGRVVQVSGAAGTGKTRLAEEFLAAAHGAGAEVHRARAWEGAGAPALWPWSQVLRSFSEQRTTEALRAAMGREEAAELARVLPELRETFGVEMPLAPTDGDEARFRMLDALSHFLVRAAHARPQVIVLEDMHWADGASLRVLGALAGEMAGSRILILVTFREEEAALEHPLAEALATCLERDVLVRVPLQGLEASEVGRLLQGLAGFLPPPEVVAAIHARTGGNPFFVKQIIALAQAEHADTPAQLAAALVGQAHRMPPEMRHVVGRRLARLSASCRQMLAAAAVWGREFPVAGLAKLPGLSREALLSALTEAAAARVIEAEAGFGGSYVFVHDLLRQVILAELEPQQRVRLHLHVGEALETLHAAHLEPVVSALALHYGEAALLVEGTKAVDYAQKAGELARDALAYEEATEQFERALRALELLSEPDLARRAELMVCLGYACHSAGRHERGHEVLREAAAVARAAGSAGPLALAAAGLAEVGIGLADPETVGLLEDALRLLGDGGGRARLGLQCILAINLANLPGRLADATRLVEAAAAIAQDLGDPRSRSTWLSARAAVQRISPQTLPEERLAGLNEAAALAHASGDLTMELVARLQRFGALTELALRSEMDAELGTIETLISRLRSPYWGYVMPSLRGMCCLLEGRFGEAEALFDEAFTSPESPRIAFVAGRLGNLAAIRYDQGRMTELLPLLGPLAQQFTHVHALRTAWMLALLEAGRTQEAHAIFAPFADRAATDVVGTESWLCAMAMLAEICARIGDEPRARTLFALLEPRAEQCVIVANGHYCHGPVALYLGMLACTFGEYEHAGELLDLSLVRSEALASPVWRAHTLAARARMLLARGARVDRVQAKAAGGEAHAIAQRLGMERLCRALDALGTSAAAQRATGR; from the coding sequence TCGTTCTCGATGAAGCGATTCACGAGCTGCGCGCGGACGGTGTGACCGTCGCGATCGAGCCCAAGCCCCTCGCGCTGCTGCTACTGCTCGCGCGCGAGCGCCACCGCGTCGTGCGGCGAGACGAGATCCACGAGGCGCTCTGGCCGGGCATCGCCGTCGGCGAGGACTCTCTCACGCGGGCCGTGCTCAAGGCCCGCGAGGCTCTCGGTGACACGGGCGCGAGCGGCCGGATGGTCCGCACGGTGCGGGGCGTGGGCTTTCGCTTCGTGGCCCCGGTCGAAGAAGAGGAGCCGGAGCAAGAGGCCGCAGGCGTGCGTCGCGCGGAGCGCTCCGCGCCCGCGTCCCCCGGGCACACGCCGCTGCTGGGCCGCGCGCGCGAGCTGGCGCTGCTCGAGGCCGCGCTTCGCAGCGCCCTCGCTGGGGGCGGGCGCGTGGTGCAGGTCTCGGGAGCGGCCGGCACCGGCAAGACGCGCCTCGCCGAGGAGTTTCTCGCGGCCGCGCACGGTGCAGGGGCCGAGGTGCACAGAGCGCGCGCCTGGGAAGGCGCCGGAGCGCCGGCACTGTGGCCCTGGAGTCAGGTGCTCCGCTCGTTCTCGGAGCAGCGAACCACGGAGGCGCTGCGCGCCGCGATGGGCCGGGAAGAGGCGGCCGAGCTCGCCCGTGTGCTGCCCGAGCTTCGCGAGACGTTCGGCGTCGAGATGCCGCTCGCGCCTACCGACGGCGACGAGGCGCGGTTCCGTATGCTCGATGCTCTCTCGCATTTCCTCGTGCGAGCGGCGCACGCGCGGCCGCAGGTGATCGTGCTCGAGGACATGCACTGGGCCGATGGCGCCTCGTTGCGCGTTCTCGGCGCGCTCGCGGGCGAGATGGCGGGTTCGCGCATCCTCATCCTGGTGACCTTTCGGGAGGAGGAGGCCGCGCTCGAGCATCCACTCGCAGAGGCGCTCGCGACTTGCCTCGAGCGCGACGTGCTGGTCCGCGTGCCGCTGCAGGGGCTCGAGGCGAGCGAGGTGGGCCGGCTCCTCCAGGGCCTTGCGGGCTTCTTGCCGCCGCCGGAGGTCGTCGCCGCCATCCATGCGCGAACCGGGGGAAACCCCTTCTTCGTGAAGCAGATCATCGCCCTGGCGCAGGCCGAGCACGCCGATACGCCGGCGCAGCTCGCAGCCGCGCTGGTGGGGCAGGCCCACCGAATGCCGCCCGAGATGCGGCACGTGGTGGGCCGGCGCCTCGCGAGGCTCTCGGCGAGCTGCCGGCAGATGCTCGCCGCTGCAGCCGTCTGGGGGCGCGAGTTCCCGGTGGCCGGCCTCGCAAAGCTGCCGGGTCTTTCGCGCGAGGCACTCCTCTCGGCGCTCACCGAGGCTGCGGCCGCGCGCGTGATCGAGGCCGAAGCGGGCTTCGGCGGGAGCTACGTCTTCGTGCACGATCTGCTGCGGCAGGTGATCCTCGCGGAGCTCGAGCCTCAGCAACGCGTGCGGCTGCACCTCCACGTTGGCGAGGCGCTCGAGACGCTGCACGCGGCTCATCTCGAGCCGGTGGTGTCTGCGCTGGCGCTGCACTACGGCGAGGCGGCGCTGCTCGTCGAGGGAACGAAGGCGGTCGACTACGCGCAGAAGGCCGGCGAGCTGGCGCGCGACGCGCTCGCCTACGAGGAAGCAACGGAGCAGTTCGAACGGGCCCTGCGTGCACTCGAACTCCTGAGCGAGCCCGACCTCGCGCGCAGGGCCGAGCTGATGGTATGCCTCGGCTATGCCTGCCACAGCGCGGGACGACACGAGCGGGGCCATGAGGTGCTGCGCGAGGCGGCAGCGGTGGCGCGCGCTGCCGGAAGCGCAGGGCCGCTGGCCCTGGCCGCTGCCGGGCTCGCCGAGGTGGGCATCGGGCTCGCCGATCCCGAGACCGTCGGCCTGCTAGAGGATGCCCTGCGGCTGCTCGGCGACGGCGGCGGCCGCGCGCGCCTCGGGCTCCAGTGCATCCTCGCCATCAATCTCGCCAATCTTCCGGGACGTCTCGCCGATGCCACGCGCCTCGTCGAGGCGGCCGCCGCGATTGCGCAAGATCTCGGAGATCCGCGGTCACGCAGCACCTGGCTGTCGGCAAGAGCGGCGGTGCAGCGCATCTCACCGCAGACCCTGCCGGAGGAGCGGCTCGCGGGCCTCAACGAGGCGGCCGCGCTCGCGCACGCGTCGGGTGATCTCACGATGGAGCTGGTGGCACGCCTGCAACGCTTCGGCGCACTCACCGAGCTCGCGCTACGCAGCGAGATGGACGCCGAGCTCGGCACCATCGAGACCCTCATCTCACGGCTCCGCTCCCCCTACTGGGGCTATGTGATGCCATCGCTGCGTGGCATGTGCTGCCTGCTCGAGGGCCGTTTTGGCGAGGCCGAGGCGCTCTTCGACGAGGCCTTCACGAGCCCGGAGTCTCCGCGGATCGCGTTCGTCGCCGGGCGGCTCGGCAATCTCGCCGCCATTCGCTACGACCAGGGTCGCATGACCGAGCTGCTGCCGCTGCTCGGCCCGCTGGCACAGCAGTTCACACACGTGCACGCCCTGAGGACGGCATGGATGCTCGCGCTGCTCGAAGCCGGGCGTACGCAGGAGGCGCACGCCATCTTCGCCCCCTTCGCCGACCGCGCGGCCACCGACGTGGTCGGCACCGAGAGCTGGCTGTGCGCGATGGCCATGCTCGCCGAGATCTGCGCCCGGATCGGCGACGAGCCTCGGGCCCGCACGCTCTTCGCGCTGCTCGAGCCCCGTGCCGAGCAGTGCGTCATCGTCGCCAACGGCCATTACTGCCACGGCCCGGTGGCGCTCTACCTCGGCATGCTCGCCTGTACCTTCGGAGAGTACGAGCACGCCGGTGAGCTCCTCGACCTCTCCCTCGTCCGCAGCGAGGCGCTCGCCTCTCCGGTCTGGCGTGCCCACACGCTCGCCGCACGCGCCCGGATGCTGCTCGCTCGGGGCGCGCGTGTCGATCGCGTGCAGGCGAAGGCCGCAGGCGGCGAGGCACACGCCATCGCGCAGCGGCTCGGCATGGAGCGCCTGTGCCGCGCGC